The following are encoded together in the Triticum dicoccoides isolate Atlit2015 ecotype Zavitan chromosome 6B, WEW_v2.0, whole genome shotgun sequence genome:
- the LOC119324244 gene encoding AT-hook motif nuclear-localized protein 20-like → MANRWWDEGRLTEAPAAASGLAGDQNRQQLEDAMAAPKVDGESSHSGGGSGQEDEHEPKEGAVVVPANRRPRGRPAGSKNKPKPPIFVTRDSPNALRSHVMEVASGADVAESIAHFSRRRQRGVCVLSGAGAVADVALRQPAAPGAVVALRGRFEILSLSGTFLPGPSPPGSTGLTVYLAGGQGQVVGGSVVGALTAAGPVMVIASTFANATYERLPLDDAEEDHQLEAARMHGAPGGGVPPMMAGDPSAAGMPMYGVPPNLMPGGGGHAGPEWAAHARPPY, encoded by the coding sequence ATGGCCAACAGGTGGTGGGACGAAGGGCGGCTGACGGAGGCGCCGGCAGCTGCATCGGGCCTCGCCGGCGACCAGAACCGGCAGCAGCTGGAGGACGCCATGGCGGCGCCCAAGGTGGACGGGGAGAGCAGCCACAGCGGCGGAGGGAGCGGGCAGGAAGACGAGCACGAGCCCAAGGAGGGCGCGGTGGTGGTGCCGGCGAACCGGCGCCCGCGCGGCCGGCCGGCGGGGTCCAAGAACAAGCCCAAGCCGCCCATCTTCGTCACGCGGGACAGCCCCAACGCGCTGCGCAGCCACGTGATGGAGGTGGCCAGCGGCGCGGACGTCGCCGAGTCCATCGCGCACTTCTCCCGCCGCCGGCAGCGCGGCGTCTGCGTGCTCAGCGGCGCCGGCGCCGTCGCCGACGTCGCCCTGCGCCAGCCCGCCGCGCCCGGCGCCGTCGTCGCGCTCCGCGGCCGCTTCGAGATACTCTCCCTCTCCGGCACCTTCCTGCCCGGGCCCTCGCCGCCGGGGTCCACCGGGCTCACCGTCTACCTCGCCGGCGGGCAGGGGCAGGTGGTCGGGGGCAGCGTCGTGGGCGCGCTCACCGCCGCCGGGCCCGTCATGGTGATCGCCTCCACCTTCGCCAACGCCACCTACGAGCGGCTGCCGCTGGACGACGCCGAGGAGGATCACCAGCTGGAGGCCGCCCGCATGCACGGAGCTCCCGGCGGTGGTGTCCCTCCGATGATGGCCGGCGACCCCTCCGCCGCGGGGATGCCGATGTACGGCGTGCCGCCGAACCTGATGCCGGGAGGCGGTGGGCATGCGGGGCCGGAATGGGCGGCGCATGCACGGCCGCCCTACTAG